Sequence from the Pontibacter pudoricolor genome:
TGGTATAAAGCCAGGCCTTCAGGTTAGTTCCTGTTTTAAACTTCTCACGGTTCATCAAAGCTTTCAGAACGGTTTCCTGTACCAGATCTTTTGCATCGTCAGTATCGCGGGTGAGGTTAAAAGCCACAGGCCGCAATGACTGAGCAACTCGTTGTATTACGTTGCTAAATTCTATTGCTGTCATACTTTTTGTTTATACTTTTATCTAAAACTATAAACAAATATACGTAGCTTTCTGAAAATAAAAAGCTTTTTGTTTAATTATTTTATAAAAACGGTTAAACAAACCTGCAACAAAAGCTTTTTATTTAGTAATTCTATAGAAATGAGGGGGTTAACGGACAAAAAAAATATGCCTGCCTATACTCTGAACGGTACGGGCAGGCATTTGTGTATACGGTAAGCTCAAATTTAGCTAAAGAGCTCTGTAAATTCGCGCATGCAGGCCAGTCGTTTCACATTTCCAGGGAACACCAACTGCTCATGCTGTACCAGCATACCATATATGTAAATGGTCGCCTCCGGAAAAGCCTCCGAAAGTTTGTAAAGGTATTTCTGCACCTGGTCACGATCCGGAACAGACGTGAGTACCGTACAGATATATTGCGGATTAGTTAAGGCGTAGGTTAACTCCAGATCGCTGAAGGGCAGATTTTGTCCCATATAAATTACGTGCCGGTTCTTTGACCGGACCACATAGTTCATATACAGCAATGCCAACTCGTGCAGTTCGCCTTCAGGCAAGTATAAAAGGTAAGATGGTGTGTCAGGTTTTCTCCTTACTACCTGTCCATCAATGGCAACTATAAGTTTCTGGCGGATCAGGTTGCTTACAAAGTGCTCGTGTGCCGGCGTTATGTTACCGGTTTGCCAGAGTATCCCGATCTTATGCAGGAAAGGATAGACCAGGCGATTCATAGCTTCGGCAAAACCCAGTTGTAATGCTACAGTGGATATGGCCTTATCAAACGCTTCTTCGTCCAGGTCCAGCATAGCCGACATCATGTTGTTGATGTGCTGGGAGCACTCTCCAGGAATCTCACAAAGCTGCTGCACTTTCTGAATTACCTGATCAGGCTGCATCTGGGCTATTTTGGAAATCTTATAGCCTTTCTCGTTCAGCAACGATACATTCAAAAGTGTTTTCAGATCCTTGTCATCGTAGTATCTGATGTTTGTCTCCGTACGTTTGGGGCACAGGATATTATACCGCTGCTCCCAAATCCGGATGGTATGGGCTTTGATGCCCGAAAGATGTTCCAGTTCTTTAATGGTGTACTGCGCCACGTTTATCCTTTTTATTAACTACTTCACTTGCTGCCTTAAAATACCTCGGCGACACCCACAACATCCCAAACGCTTCTGAGCCATATTTTCCGGATGTTTTATGATGTACCTTGTGCGCCATGTTTAATGCTTTTAGATAAACATTAGACGTACGCCCAAACGCTTTTATGCGCCTGTGAATAAATACATCATGAATCAGAAAGTAAGCAACCCCATATAAGGTAATGCCCGCTCCTATCCAGAACCTGTAACCCAACGGCTCGCTGCCAAAAATAAAGAACAGCATGGCCAGTGTGCCATACCAGGCAAAAAACAGGTCGTTTAGCTCAAATGCATGGTTGTGCCGGGTGTGGTGCGACTTATGCAGGAACCATAAAAAACCATGTAGTACGTATTTGTGCATCACCCATGCCACAACTTCCATAACTACAAAGGTTAAGAGCATGATCCCGATTCCTGTCAGCATACCCAAGAAACAGCAAGTTTAAGAAATAGTTTTAAAAGTTAAACAGATTTTACCAATTGATAGGTTCTTTGTTAAGAAAAGCAGCAATACCACGCTGGCAATCTTCAGAGCTACGGGCGACGGCATTCATCTCGGCCGCATATTGCAAACCACCTTCCAGGCTCATTTCCTGCACCCGCGCGATCATCTCCTTAGTTACTTCCATAGATTGTTTGGAGTTCTCTACGCATAGTTTCTGTGCAAATGCAAACACTCGTTGCTCCAGTTCTTCGGCTGGTACCACATAGTTTACCAAGCCATATTTTTCTGCCTCAGCAGCTGAAACAAGATCACCGGTCAATAAAAGTTGTTTGGCTCTGGACTCTCCTATTTTGCGCAACAGAAACACCTTAACTATAGCAGGTATAAACCCGATTTTTACTTCGGTGTAGCCAAACTTCGCTTCCGGCACTGCAAACCCAAAATCGCAGATCGCAGCCAGCCCGCATCCGCCGGCAATAGCATGTCCGTGTATCTGGGCAATAACTACTTTTTTCAGGGTATAGATCAGTCTGAAAAGCTCCATTAAATGCGTGGAGTCGGCCAGATTTTCGTGGTAGTCATTGTCCTGCAGTTTCTGAATATATTCTAAGTCAGCGCCCGCGCAAAACACTTTCCCTTCGGCACGCAGCACGATTACCTTGCAGGCGTCATCTTCTTCGGCATAAGCAAAAGCCTGCTTCAGCTCCGACACTACTTCGTAGTTCAGGGCGTTTCTTTTTTCAGCTCTTGCCAGGGTGACATAACCTACTCTATCGTGAACTTCATAATGCACAAAGTCCATTTTTAGTTTTTCAGCAGATGTGGCTGTATCATTCATAGCATATATTTATAGTTCGATTTAATAAAGGCTGGAGTTCAAATATACGTAAGAGTTGATGTAATGCTCGGGAGAATCCGAAGAAAGTAAAAAAGCATTGTAGTGATGTTCACCCAGCTGTCATTTTGGGCACTCTTGAGCCGGGAGGAAGCGCAGCTGTGAAGGATCTGAGTTCTCCTATAGTTCTGCTTTTGTCATTTCGACGTTAGGAGAAATCTGGGTTCTATAGTTTGATTTTCTTCCAATCCGAACCAAGCCTTTTCTTCTATAGTTACTTCTAATCCTGGGAGCTCTATTAACCTACAGTTCTATAGTTTCCTTTGGTGCCCTCACGGCCGGGAGGCCTCGTCTTCGGGCATCGCGCTGCTGCTTTCTTGCTACCCTCGTCCCTCGGGTTGCCTGGCGGCACCGCAACAAAGCAAAGGCGCTCAACCCAAAGACTGTGATCAGCTCGATAGCTAACCTATAGTTTGCTTGAGAAGCTATAGTTGCATCGCCTTATCGTGGTGGCATTTCCGTAGGGACAGGTAAACCTGTCCTGTCCGTGGATGGACTGTAACTATAGCTAATTCAGATTTCTTACAGCTGCGCTGGCTCTCTTCGACTCGCGTCTCAAGAATGTTCGAAATGACAAGTCGAAAAAGCAATAACAGAAAAGTCCCCCTTTTGAAGGGGGCAGGGGATGACAAACAGTAACTATAGAACTATAGCTCTCAACTATAGCAAAGGCAGAAATTCCCCTCTTGGGAGGGGCAGGGGTGGGTTACAACAGCAACTATAAAACAGTAACCTAAACTATAACGACAACTCGAAAGCTCCTTCCCCTGTTTTGGGGGTAGGGGGCCCCGATAAAAGGGGAAGGCTGGGAAGGGGTGAAACCACAACTATAGAACCACAGCTCAAACTATAGCATGTGTTCAATTCCAAAAATCAGTCTAATCTTCCTTAACCTGCGGTTCAGACGAAATCTCCTAAATCACAGTTTAGTTTAAAACCCTCAACTATAAAACCTCGTTATAAAATTTGCTAACGAACGTTAGGTTGTTTACATTTGTTAGTTATATATGGAAGTAACTTTGAGCAGAAAAGAACAAATAGAGCAAACCGCTACGGCACTGTTTAAAAACAGGGGCTTTTCGGCTACGTCTATGCGCGACCTGGCAAACCAGCTGGGTATCGAAGCTGCCAGTATTTACTCTCATATTAAGTCAAAAGAAGAGATTCTGCAGCGGGTGTGTTTCCGGATGGCCAATGAGTTTTTTGAAGCTATTGACCAGGCTGATGTATGCAGTGCTTCTGCTTCTGAACGACTACAGGCGGCCATTACAGCGCACGTCAAAGTATTAGCTAAGAATACGGAAGCATCGGCAGTGTTTCTGCACGAGTGGCGCCACTTAAGCGAGCCGCACCATGCTGAGTTCTTAGCACTGCGTAACCGTTACGAAGAACACTTTAGAGAAATAGTTCGTGAAGGCATTAAAGCCGGCGAGTTTAAAGTGCCTGATGAGAAATTTGCTGTTTTAACGATACTTTCCGGGCTGAACTGGATACACACCTGGTACAAGCCGGAAGGAAAAATGAACGCTGAAGAAATTGCCGCTAACCTGGCAACTATGCTACTAAACGGACTGAAACAAACTTAAAAAGCGCCAAACACAAATTAACTAATCGCCGGGCTGCCACCTACGGCCCGGCACTTTTACTGAACCTTTAAACTATAAATAATATGTACGGAGGAGGAAACGTTTTTGAAGCGACTAAATTCGATGATGTGCAGACAGAAGATCCTGCAAAATTAGAAGAATTTGAAGCACGCATTGCCCGCGGAGAGAAGATCGAACCAACCGATTGGATGCCCGAACTTTACCGCAAGCAGCTGATCCGCATGATCGAGCAGCACGCGCACTCAGAAATTATCGGTGCATTGCCGGAAGGCACCTGGATCACCCGGGCCCCCGGCTTCCGTCGTAAGATGGCGCAGATGGCAAAGGTGCAGGACGAAGTAGGCCACGCACAACTACTATACTCAGCTGCCGAAACGCTGGGCAAGTCGCGTGAGCAAATGCTGACTGACCTGATCAACGGTAAATCAAAATATTCGAACGTATTCAACTACCCTGCCTTTACCTGGGCAGACTCTAATATTATTTCCTGGCTGATTGATGCAGGTGCTATAGTTAACCAGATGGCGAATGCCAAAGGTAGTTACGGTCCTTACTCACGTGCTTTGGAGCGTATCTGCGCCGAAGAAGCATTCCACCTGAAGTATGGCCACGATGCCGTGGTGCATATGGCAACAGGCTCACCAAAGCAGCGCGAAATGATACAGGCTGCACTTAACCGTTGGTGGCCACCGATCATGACCTTCTTTGGCCCATCAGATAAAATGAGTACGCACACCGAAACACTGATGCGCTGGAAAGTGAAGATGGCTTCTAATGACGAATGCCGTCAGCAGTTTCTGGATATGTATGTGCCTAAGATCTGGGAGCTTGGCTTAACTGTTCCGGATCCGAATCTTAAGAAGAATATGGAAACCGGCCAGTGGGAATTCACGGAGCCGGATTGGGATGAGTTCAAGCGTGTGATCAACGGTGATGGCCCTTGCAACGCCGAGCGCCTTGCGGTACGCCGCACTGCTGAAGAACGTGGTGCCTGGGTACGCAGAGCCCTGCTAAACCCGAAAGCAAAATACGTTCGTCCATTGGCATAGCCAATGGTAGTTTAGAGTTATGAGTTAAGAGTTAAAAGTACTCTTCATTCATAACTCATAACTTTTAACTCTTAACTTTTAACTATGTCTCTGACATCCCTAGACCCAAGAGTAACAAGATTGAACCTGCCAGAAGGCGAAGTTCCTGCGATGGAGCCAAAGCCGGAGCTGGATCAGTTTGAAACATACGAAGCCTTCCATCAGAAGAAAGAAGGTACTGCTTATACTTACGTTGGCCCGGTTCATGCGCCTAACGAAGACGTGGCTTTCCTGTTTGCAAAAGAGCAGTATAGCCGCCGCTTTGCCTGCACCGGCCTTTGGATCGCGCGCACCGAAAACATCCAGGTTACGCCTTACGGTAATGATAACGAGAATGTGTACGACACTATCCAGTTTGAAGAACCTGTTTTACGTTCTGAGCAACCTGAACCATATGAAATCTTCCATCTGAAAAAGCGTGGAAAAGCGCATGCACATGCCGGCCGTGTAATGGCAACATCTTACCAGGAAGCACTTCAGGAAGCAAAACAACAATTAGGAGAGAAAGGCCCTATCGTAAATGTGTGGGTAGTTAAGTCGAAAGATGTGCTGCAGTCTGCAGAAGAGGATAAGGATATGTGGACCACTATTCCGGAGAAGAAATACCGCGAAGCCATTGCCTACAAAGTAATGGACAAGATTACGAAGTATAAAGAAGAGAATAAACCTACAACTGCGCAATAATGAACGAGCAAGCGATAAAAGACCTGTTATACAAACTGGCAGACGACCAGCTTATACTTGGCCACCGCAACTCTGAATGGACCGGCTTCGGCCCGATACTGGAAGAGGACATTGCTTTCTCGTCGATGGCGCAGGATAAGATAGGCCATAGTTTAGCTTTTTATACGTTGCTGCAGGAGCTTGGCGAAGCTGAACCTGATACCGTTGCCTTTACCCGCAACGCCAACCAGTTCCATAACAGCCACCTGGTAGAACTGCCAAACGGCGAGTACGATTTCAGCCTAATCCGCCACTTTTTATACGATAATGCCGAGATCATCCGTTTCGAGATGCTGTCGCAGTCGAGCTACGAGCCGATTGCTAAAGTTGCTACGAAGCTGAAAGGCGAAGTAAAATACCATGTGCTG
This genomic interval carries:
- a CDS encoding MerR family transcriptional regulator, whose protein sequence is MAQYTIKELEHLSGIKAHTIRIWEQRYNILCPKRTETNIRYYDDKDLKTLLNVSLLNEKGYKISKIAQMQPDQVIQKVQQLCEIPGECSQHINNMMSAMLDLDEEAFDKAISTVALQLGFAEAMNRLVYPFLHKIGILWQTGNITPAHEHFVSNLIRQKLIVAIDGQVVRRKPDTPSYLLYLPEGELHELALLYMNYVVRSKNRHVIYMGQNLPFSDLELTYALTNPQYICTVLTSVPDRDQVQKYLYKLSEAFPEATIYIYGMLVQHEQLVFPGNVKRLACMREFTELFS
- a CDS encoding sterol desaturase family protein — protein: MEVVAWVMHKYVLHGFLWFLHKSHHTRHNHAFELNDLFFAWYGTLAMLFFIFGSEPLGYRFWIGAGITLYGVAYFLIHDVFIHRRIKAFGRTSNVYLKALNMAHKVHHKTSGKYGSEAFGMLWVSPRYFKAASEVVNKKDKRGAVHH
- a CDS encoding enoyl-CoA hydratase/isomerase family protein, which gives rise to MDFVHYEVHDRVGYVTLARAEKRNALNYEVVSELKQAFAYAEEDDACKVIVLRAEGKVFCAGADLEYIQKLQDNDYHENLADSTHLMELFRLIYTLKKVVIAQIHGHAIAGGCGLAAICDFGFAVPEAKFGYTEVKIGFIPAIVKVFLLRKIGESRAKQLLLTGDLVSAAEAEKYGLVNYVVPAEELEQRVFAFAQKLCVENSKQSMEVTKEMIARVQEMSLEGGLQYAAEMNAVARSSEDCQRGIAAFLNKEPINW
- a CDS encoding TetR/AcrR family transcriptional regulator, giving the protein MSRKEQIEQTATALFKNRGFSATSMRDLANQLGIEAASIYSHIKSKEEILQRVCFRMANEFFEAIDQADVCSASASERLQAAITAHVKVLAKNTEASAVFLHEWRHLSEPHHAEFLALRNRYEEHFREIVREGIKAGEFKVPDEKFAVLTILSGLNWIHTWYKPEGKMNAEEIAANLATMLLNGLKQT
- the paaA gene encoding 1,2-phenylacetyl-CoA epoxidase subunit PaaA, whose translation is MYGGGNVFEATKFDDVQTEDPAKLEEFEARIARGEKIEPTDWMPELYRKQLIRMIEQHAHSEIIGALPEGTWITRAPGFRRKMAQMAKVQDEVGHAQLLYSAAETLGKSREQMLTDLINGKSKYSNVFNYPAFTWADSNIISWLIDAGAIVNQMANAKGSYGPYSRALERICAEEAFHLKYGHDAVVHMATGSPKQREMIQAALNRWWPPIMTFFGPSDKMSTHTETLMRWKVKMASNDECRQQFLDMYVPKIWELGLTVPDPNLKKNMETGQWEFTEPDWDEFKRVINGDGPCNAERLAVRRTAEERGAWVRRALLNPKAKYVRPLA
- a CDS encoding phenylacetic acid degradation b, producing the protein MSLTSLDPRVTRLNLPEGEVPAMEPKPELDQFETYEAFHQKKEGTAYTYVGPVHAPNEDVAFLFAKEQYSRRFACTGLWIARTENIQVTPYGNDNENVYDTIQFEEPVLRSEQPEPYEIFHLKKRGKAHAHAGRVMATSYQEALQEAKQQLGEKGPIVNVWVVKSKDVLQSAEEDKDMWTTIPEKKYREAIAYKVMDKITKYKEENKPTTAQ
- the paaC gene encoding 1,2-phenylacetyl-CoA epoxidase subunit PaaC, yielding MNEQAIKDLLYKLADDQLILGHRNSEWTGFGPILEEDIAFSSMAQDKIGHSLAFYTLLQELGEAEPDTVAFTRNANQFHNSHLVELPNGEYDFSLIRHFLYDNAEIIRFEMLSQSSYEPIAKVATKLKGEVKYHVLHANTWIKNLGSSTEEAILRLQSSLNEAMPYALAMFEKSNYEQELIDAGVYAGEEAVKAEWLKRIQAVIEKTDLKLPDLTTIEPKFGGRYGEHTEHLQPLLDEMAEVFKIDPTAEW